The following are encoded in a window of Chryseobacterium sp. genomic DNA:
- the mce gene encoding methylmalonyl-CoA epimerase, with protein sequence MKIEHLGIAVKSLETSDNLFARLLGKDSYNKESVEREGVTTSFYQVGESKIELLEASNTNSPIAKFLDKKGEGIHHIAFGVEDIRLEIERLKKEGFTFISEEPKDGADNKLVVFLHPKSTNGVLVELCQEKP encoded by the coding sequence ATGAAAATAGAACATTTAGGAATCGCCGTAAAATCACTTGAAACATCAGATAATTTATTTGCCCGCCTTCTGGGAAAAGACAGTTATAATAAAGAGTCCGTGGAAAGGGAAGGCGTAACTACTTCCTTTTACCAGGTAGGTGAAAGCAAAATTGAACTTCTGGAAGCAAGCAATACCAACAGTCCCATCGCTAAGTTCCTGGATAAGAAAGGGGAGGGAATACACCATATCGCTTTTGGCGTAGAAGATATCCGGCTGGAAATCGAGAGATTAAAGAAGGAAGGTTTTACATTTATCTCCGAAGAGCCTAAAGACGGTGCCGACAATAAACTGGTGGTTTTTCTTCATCCAAAGTCAACGAATGGTGTATTGGTAGAATTATGTCAGGAAAAGCCCTGA
- a CDS encoding type 1 glutamine amidotransferase domain-containing protein: MNVLFVLTSHAELGDSGKKTGFWIEEFASPYYYLTDRGVEVTLASPAGGQPPIDPTSDQPENQTESTIRFKGDEALQEKLSRTLSLADVSADDYDAVFYPGGHGPLWDLAESEDSRLLIQTFYGMQKPVGFVCHAPAALKNVKDDKGEALVKGKKVTGFSNTEEELVQLKEVVPFLVEDMLKENGGNYSKAGDFEPYALEDGLLITGQNPASSEKVAELLLAQLKK, translated from the coding sequence ATGAATGTACTGTTTGTCCTAACGTCCCACGCTGAGTTGGGAGATTCCGGTAAGAAAACCGGTTTCTGGATTGAGGAATTTGCCAGTCCTTATTATTACCTCACGGACAGGGGTGTTGAAGTGACCTTGGCATCACCGGCGGGAGGTCAGCCGCCAATTGATCCTACCAGTGATCAACCTGAAAACCAGACTGAATCCACCATCCGCTTTAAAGGAGATGAGGCCCTGCAGGAAAAACTTAGCAGAACGCTGTCGCTGGCAGATGTAAGCGCAGATGATTATGATGCCGTTTTCTATCCGGGAGGTCACGGACCGCTTTGGGATTTGGCGGAAAGCGAGGATTCAAGGTTACTGATACAGACCTTTTATGGGATGCAGAAGCCTGTTGGATTCGTTTGCCACGCGCCGGCAGCTTTAAAGAATGTAAAAGATGATAAGGGTGAAGCGTTGGTAAAGGGTAAAAAAGTAACCGGGTTTTCCAATACTGAAGAGGAGCTTGTTCAGCTCAAAGAGGTCGTGCCCTTTCTTGTAGAAGATATGCTGAAAGAAAACGGTGGCAACTATTCCAAAGCGGGTGATTTTGAACCCTATGCTCTGGAAGACGGTCTTCTAATTACAGGACAGAATCCTGCTTCATCCGAAAAGGTAGCAGAACTTTTGCTGGCTCAGCTGAAAAAATAG